The following are encoded together in the Theileria orientalis strain Shintoku DNA, chromosome 1, complete genome genome:
- a CDS encoding uncharacterized protein (Src homology-3 domain containing protein) translates to MGLDLLYWNIDSMNVLHKTRNSRKDPRNSSPSFNGLDDDPRPPAIQLDLSDAEELLSSNLQYLEISSSKKSKNILPKRSLAMTSSDSLPNDSNKYSNESYYPCNSSLWNSMINNLNYEKSGWVETNWDFNDWNALGSDLTTNSGTINSLNEEKNSDIFQNNSNNSSNTSSNEYSNLNSSSETSKGTNLNSGNQSFSVSKSLSSEGTKNDSTAETTPETMINSSVQTINLTNLKGCHFPSLLKSIKNVTSFLNNHPPLSDVKEEEVVNSSCSNDKPGKPRKDSKDSISEQDLDFTNITQSNGPPVTVKVFTSWNGDGVNTASVKKSEKVQLVARSGNWIYVRVLSNLNRCGWIPEFTLVESEMLSRKMLSN, encoded by the exons ATGGGTTTGGATCTTTTATATTGGAATATTGACTCGATGAACGTTTTGCATAAAACTAGAAATTCGAGGAAG GACCCTCGAAATTCTAGTCCTAGCTTCAACGGACTAGACGACGATCCCAGACCTCCGGCTATTCAGCTTGACCTCTCCGACGCCGAGGAACTGCTTTCTTCCAATCTTCAGTACTTGGAGATTTCCTCCTCCAAGAAATCAAAGAACATTTTGCCCAAACGATCCCTAGCCATGACTTCTTCGGACTCGCTTCCCAACGACTCGAACAAGTACTCCAATGAATCTTACTACCCCTGCAACTCTTCATTGTGGAACAGCATGATTAACAACTTGAACTATGAGAAGAGCGGCTGGGTTGAGACTAATTGGGATTTCAACGATTGGAACGCCCTGGGCTCCGATTTGACGACCAACAGCGGTACTATTAACAGCTTAAATGAAGAGAAGAACTCTGACATTTTTCAGAATAACTCCAACAATTCCAGCAACACCAGTTCCAACGAATACTCTAACTTGAACAGTTCTTCTGAGACCTCCAAAGGGACTAATTTGAATTCTGGTAATCAATCATTTTCTGTTTCTAAATCGCTTTCCTCCGAGGGCACTAAGAACGACAGTACTGCCGAGACCACTCCTGAGACCATGATCAACAGCTCCGTTCAAACCATCAacttaacaaatttaaaggGTTGCCACTTTCCTTCCCTCTTGAAGTCCATAAAAAACGTTACCAGCTTCTTGAATAATCATCCGCCTTTATCTGACGTTAAAGAGGAGGAGGTTGTGAACTCTTCATGTTCCAATGACAAGCCAGGTAAACCTAGGAAGGATTCCAAGGATTCTATCTCTGAACAGGACTTAGATTTCACTAACATAACTCAGAGTAACGGTCCTCCGGTCACAGTCAAGGTCTTCACTTCTTGGAACGGCGACGGTGTGAACACTGCTTCCGTAAAAAAGTCTGAAAAGGTCCAGCTCGTTGCGCGTTCTGGCAATTGGATTTACGTCAGGGTTCTTTCTAACCTGAATCGATGCGGCTGGATACCGGAGTTCACCCTCGTTGAATCCGAGATGCTTTCCAGGAAGATGCTCTCAAATTAa